One region of Gossypium raimondii isolate GPD5lz chromosome 6, ASM2569854v1, whole genome shotgun sequence genomic DNA includes:
- the LOC105774395 gene encoding uncharacterized protein LOC105774395: protein MEIASDETTRICNHCDRAIPSSNIDLHYAHCSRNLEKCNVCGDMVPIRHAKEHFLNTHAPVACSLCSATLERGNLDIHKGESCPQRIVNCEFCEFPLPAIDLAEHQEVCGNRTEMCYQCNRYIRLRERYNHASRCTGIAENNVESSRDVGAPEREQGAPRRQPPEYSRKRLIFTIAVTGIAVLFGSLFFQKKAEASQVH, encoded by the exons ATGGAAATTGCTTCGGATGAAACCACCCGCATATGCAATCACTG tGACAGGGCCATACCTTCTTCAAATATTGATTTGCATTACGCTCATTGCTCCCGGAATCTAGAAAAATGTAATGTTTGTGGTGATATGGTTCCAATAAGGCATGCTAAGGAACATTTCTTAAACACCCATGCTCCG GTGGCTTGCTCATTGTGCAGTGCGACATTGGAACGTGGAAATCTAGATATACATAAAGGTGAAAGTTGCCCCCAGAGGATTGTTAATTGTGAGTTTTGTGAGTTTCCGTTGCCTGCTATTGATCTGGCTGAGCATCAG GAAGTCTGTGGGAACCGGACAGAGATGTGTTATCAATGTAACAGATACATTAGACTGAGAGAAAGATATAACCATGCAAGTAGGTGCACTGGTATTGCAGAAAACAATGTGGAATCTTCCAG GGATGTGGGGGCCCCTGAAAGGGAACAAGGTGCTCCGAGAAGGCAGCCACCTGAATATTCACGGAAACGACTTATATTCACCATTGCGGTAACCGGCATTGCTGTTTTATTCGGATCACTTTTTTTCCAAAAGAAGGCGGAGGCCAGTCAGGTGCATTAG